One window from the genome of Streptomyces cadmiisoli encodes:
- a CDS encoding lysine N(6)-hydroxylase/L-ornithine N(5)-oxygenase family protein, with the protein MTTLQSGPDSIYDLLGIGFGPSNLALAIALHERAAASAGADGFRFGFLEKQPRFGWHRGMLIDDATMQVSFLKDLVTMRDPTSDFSFLCYLREQGRLVDFLNQKTLFPLRIEFHDYFEWAAARLTQRVEYSAEVCSVRPVTEDGEVRYFDVATRDPRAPGRSTVRRTRSICVATGLEPHLPPDALLSERVWHNSELLPRVDEVVRSARPIRRAVVLGAGQSAAEAVDYLHRRLPDAEICSVFAKYGYTPADDSPFANRIFDPEAVDLYYGAPREVKQSLLDYHRSTNYSVVDVDLIEALSRTMYQEKVQGVSRLRMLNVSRIREVESHGDEVRVTVEFLPTGEREVLAADLLVYATGYQPQGIGDNLGEIGKLCLRDEEDALKVGRDHRVTTAPNVTADIYLQGGTEHTHGLTSTLLSTTAVRAGEICSSVLARHAANTLEAEQPVGRG; encoded by the coding sequence GTGACCACGCTGCAGAGCGGGCCGGACTCCATTTACGACCTCTTGGGCATCGGCTTCGGCCCATCGAACCTCGCACTCGCCATCGCGCTCCACGAGCGCGCCGCGGCGTCGGCCGGAGCCGACGGGTTCCGTTTCGGATTCCTGGAGAAGCAACCGCGATTCGGGTGGCACCGCGGCATGCTCATCGACGACGCCACGATGCAGGTGTCCTTCCTCAAGGACCTGGTGACGATGCGTGACCCGACCAGCGACTTCAGCTTCCTGTGCTACCTGCGCGAGCAGGGCCGGCTGGTCGACTTCCTCAACCAGAAGACCCTCTTCCCCCTGCGCATCGAGTTCCACGACTACTTCGAGTGGGCGGCCGCCCGCCTCACGCAGCGCGTGGAGTACTCGGCCGAGGTGTGCTCGGTGCGGCCGGTCACCGAGGACGGCGAGGTCCGCTACTTCGACGTCGCCACCAGGGACCCCCGCGCGCCGGGGCGGTCGACCGTCCGCCGCACGCGCAGCATCTGCGTGGCCACCGGCCTGGAGCCGCACCTGCCGCCCGACGCCCTGCTGTCCGAACGCGTCTGGCACAACAGCGAGTTGCTGCCCCGGGTCGACGAAGTCGTCCGCTCCGCCCGGCCGATACGGCGCGCCGTCGTGCTCGGCGCGGGCCAGAGCGCCGCCGAGGCGGTCGACTACCTGCACCGCAGGTTGCCCGACGCGGAGATCTGCTCCGTGTTCGCGAAGTACGGCTACACCCCCGCCGACGACAGCCCGTTCGCCAACCGGATCTTCGACCCCGAGGCCGTGGACCTGTACTACGGGGCGCCGCGCGAGGTGAAGCAGTCGCTGCTCGACTACCACCGCAGCACCAACTACTCGGTGGTCGACGTGGATCTGATCGAGGCGCTGTCGCGCACCATGTACCAGGAGAAGGTCCAGGGCGTGTCCCGGCTGCGGATGCTCAACGTCTCCCGGATCCGGGAGGTCGAGTCCCACGGGGACGAGGTCCGGGTCACCGTGGAGTTCCTGCCGACGGGGGAGCGCGAGGTGCTCGCCGCGGACCTCCTCGTCTACGCCACCGGCTATCAGCCCCAGGGCATCGGCGACAACCTGGGGGAGATCGGCAAGCTCTGCCTGCGCGACGAGGAGGACGCCCTGAAGGTCGGACGCGACCACCGCGTGACGACCGCGCCGAACGTGACCGCCGACATCTACCTCCAGGGCGGCACCGAGCACACCCACGGCCTCACCTCGACCCTGCTGTCCACCACCGCCGTACGGGCCGGGGAGATCTGCTCCTCGGTGCTCGCACGGCATGCCGCGAACACCCTGGAGGCGGAACAGCCCGTCGGCCGGGGGTGA
- a CDS encoding methionyl-tRNA formyltransferase, producing the protein MRVVMFGYQTWGHRTLRALLGSRHEVVLTVTHPRSDHAYERIWSDSVADLAQEHGVPVLMRNRPGDDELLRALKEAEPDIIVANNWRTWLPPEIFDLPPHGTLNVHDSLLPSYAGFSPLIWALINGEQQVGVTAHRMDAELDAGDILLQRAVPVGPEDTATDLFHRTVDLIGPLVTDSLDLIASGQAVWTPQDRSRSSFFHKRSPEDSRIDWTWPAQSLERLVRAQSDPYPNAFTHHRGERIRIVSAAVSEGRYGGTPGRIFIREGDGVVIVAGTEARSGRLPGLVVKRLRTEDGTEYAATDYFRSMGGYLTPHP; encoded by the coding sequence ATGCGGGTCGTCATGTTCGGCTACCAGACGTGGGGACATCGGACGCTGCGGGCCCTGTTGGGCTCCCGGCACGAGGTGGTTCTCACCGTCACGCACCCCAGGAGCGACCACGCGTACGAGAGAATCTGGAGCGACTCGGTCGCCGACCTCGCCCAGGAGCACGGCGTACCGGTGCTGATGCGCAACCGGCCCGGCGACGACGAACTCCTGCGCGCCCTCAAGGAGGCCGAGCCGGACATCATCGTGGCGAACAACTGGCGCACCTGGCTGCCACCGGAGATCTTCGACCTGCCACCGCACGGCACGCTCAACGTGCACGACTCGCTGCTGCCGTCGTACGCCGGCTTCTCCCCGCTGATCTGGGCACTCATCAACGGCGAGCAGCAGGTCGGCGTCACCGCGCACCGTATGGACGCCGAACTCGACGCGGGCGACATCCTGTTGCAGCGCGCCGTACCGGTGGGCCCCGAGGACACCGCGACGGACCTGTTCCACCGCACGGTCGACCTCATCGGTCCGCTCGTCACCGACTCGCTGGACCTCATCGCCTCCGGACAGGCCGTGTGGACCCCGCAGGACCGCTCGCGGTCGAGCTTCTTCCACAAGCGGTCCCCGGAGGACAGCCGGATCGACTGGACCTGGCCGGCGCAGTCCCTGGAGCGGCTGGTGCGGGCCCAGTCGGACCCGTACCCCAACGCCTTCACGCACCACCGGGGCGAACGCATCCGGATCGTGTCGGCGGCGGTCTCCGAGGGCCGTTACGGGGGTACACCGGGGCGGATCTTCATTCGCGAGGGGGACGGTGTGGTGATCGTCGCCGGCACCGAGGCGCGCTCGGGGCGGCTGCCCGGTCTGGTGGTGAAGCGGCTGCGCACCGAGGACGGCACGGAGTACGCCGCGACGGACTACTTCCGTTCGATGGGCGGCTATCTGACGCCGCACCCCTGA
- a CDS encoding ABC transporter ATP-binding protein, which yields MDNGSLDGPDLRAEGLRLAYDDRIVVDGLDLVVPRGRVTAIVGANACGKSTLLRALARLLTPRAGTVRLDGRSVHTIPTRALAQRLGILPQSPVAPEGLTVVDLVGRGRSPHQTWWRQWSAADEEAVHDALRATGMTDLAHRPVDELSGGQRQRAWIAMAVAQGTPVMLLDEPTTYLDLAHQIDVLDLITDLNRHQGRTVVMVLHDLNQACRYADHVVAMKAGRIVGQGAPADVVTAAMVEEVFGLRCVVGADPVSGTPMVIPMGRHHEGAADQAAVPVAGSTG from the coding sequence ATGGACAACGGTTCCCTCGACGGCCCCGACCTGCGGGCCGAGGGCCTGCGCCTGGCCTACGACGACCGGATCGTCGTCGACGGCCTCGACCTGGTGGTGCCCCGCGGACGCGTCACCGCGATCGTCGGCGCCAACGCCTGCGGCAAGTCCACGCTGCTGCGCGCCCTGGCCCGGCTGCTGACCCCCCGGGCCGGCACCGTCCGTCTCGACGGGCGCTCGGTGCACACCATCCCGACCCGCGCCCTGGCGCAGCGGCTCGGCATCCTGCCGCAGTCACCGGTCGCCCCGGAGGGGCTGACCGTCGTCGACCTGGTGGGGCGCGGCCGGTCACCGCACCAGACGTGGTGGCGGCAGTGGTCGGCGGCCGATGAGGAGGCGGTGCACGACGCCCTGCGGGCGACCGGGATGACCGACCTCGCGCACCGCCCGGTGGACGAACTCTCCGGCGGGCAGCGGCAGCGGGCCTGGATCGCCATGGCGGTCGCCCAGGGCACCCCGGTGATGCTGCTCGACGAGCCCACGACGTATCTCGACCTCGCGCACCAGATCGACGTCCTCGACCTGATCACGGACCTGAACCGGCATCAGGGCCGGACCGTGGTGATGGTGCTGCACGACCTCAACCAGGCCTGCCGGTACGCCGATCACGTCGTCGCCATGAAGGCCGGCCGTATCGTCGGCCAGGGCGCACCCGCGGACGTGGTCACCGCCGCGATGGTGGAGGAGGTCTTCGGGCTGCGGTGCGTGGTGGGCGCCGACCCGGTGAGCGGGACGCCCATGGTCATCCCGATGGGCCGCCACCACGAGGGAGCGGCGGACCAGGCCGCCGTGCCGGTGGCGGGCTCCACCGGCTGA
- a CDS encoding FecCD family ABC transporter permease: MTTELAPGRTDAAPPPRSPGRAAFRLAVPTVSGVVRPRLVAVCLGLAVAAFLAFSVETAVGDISLPLTDVMRALVGAGDPGTELIVRELRLPRALAGLLVGVAFGVSGALLQTVTLNPLASPDMIGITQGAGTAVVAGIVLGWDAGLSTQALGLLGALTAAVLVYVLAWRRGTTGYRIVLVGVGVAWICTSATDYLLARGQRFQAQAALGWLVGNLNGRTWQQITPLAVTLALLLPAALLLGRLTRTLQLGEDVARGLGTRVQAVRVAVLLISVGLAAFGAAAAGPVAFVALAAPQVAQRLAGTSFPPPLTAGLTGAVMVLVSDLIARKLVPDTELPVGIVTGVLGAPVLLWLLVRANRAGSGG; the protein is encoded by the coding sequence ATGACGACCGAACTCGCCCCCGGCCGCACCGATGCCGCGCCCCCGCCCCGCAGCCCGGGCCGCGCCGCCTTCCGGCTCGCCGTCCCGACCGTGTCCGGGGTGGTGCGGCCCCGTCTGGTGGCGGTGTGCCTGGGCCTCGCCGTCGCGGCCTTCCTGGCGTTCAGCGTGGAGACCGCCGTCGGCGACATCTCCCTCCCGCTCACCGATGTCATGCGGGCACTGGTCGGCGCCGGCGACCCGGGCACCGAGCTCATCGTGCGTGAACTGCGGCTGCCCCGCGCCCTCGCGGGCCTGCTCGTCGGTGTCGCGTTCGGCGTCTCGGGCGCCCTGCTCCAGACCGTGACGCTCAATCCGCTGGCCAGCCCCGACATGATCGGCATCACCCAGGGCGCGGGTACGGCGGTCGTCGCGGGCATCGTCCTCGGCTGGGACGCGGGCCTGAGCACCCAGGCGCTCGGTCTGCTCGGCGCGCTGACCGCGGCCGTCCTGGTGTACGTCCTGGCCTGGAGGCGCGGCACGACCGGGTACCGGATCGTGCTCGTCGGTGTCGGCGTCGCCTGGATCTGCACCAGCGCCACCGACTACCTGCTGGCCCGCGGGCAGCGCTTCCAGGCGCAGGCGGCGCTCGGCTGGCTCGTCGGCAACCTCAACGGCCGCACCTGGCAGCAGATCACCCCGCTCGCGGTGACCCTGGCCCTGCTGTTGCCGGCGGCGCTGCTGCTCGGCCGGCTGACCCGCACGCTCCAACTCGGTGAGGACGTCGCCCGGGGACTGGGCACGCGCGTGCAGGCCGTCCGGGTCGCCGTGCTGCTGATCTCCGTCGGGCTGGCCGCGTTCGGGGCGGCGGCGGCCGGACCGGTCGCGTTCGTCGCGCTCGCCGCCCCCCAGGTCGCCCAGCGGCTGGCCGGCACCTCCTTCCCGCCGCCCCTGACCGCGGGACTCACCGGTGCGGTGATGGTGCTGGTGTCCGATCTGATCGCCCGCAAGCTCGTCCCGGACACGGAACTCCCGGTCGGGATCGTCACCGGTGTGCTCGGCGCCCCGGTACTGCTGTGGCTGCTCGTCCGCGCCAACCGTGCCGGCTCAGGAGGCTGA
- a CDS encoding FecCD family ABC transporter permease gives MGTSAVRAAKGPRAVLLLALCGAALLALCALSMAFGARDVPLGQVWHTLLGQPPDARIDDVIWSVRLPRTALGLATGAALGLSGALMQALTRNPLADPGILGVSAGAAFAVVLAVGVLGIGTVHGYVWFAFAGAFAASVLVYLLGGLGRSGTTPVKLALAGVAVTSLLFSLTSAVALTDPDALNRYRFWSAGSLANQDDEVLLRVLPFLVVGAVLALACAPGLNSLALGDDVAKSLGLRLGLVRVQGVVAVTLLTGGAVAVIGPVVFVGLVVPHIVRVLLQAAGVGPDHRWLLPLSAVLAPCLLLAADIAGRLIARPTEIQAGILVAFIGGPFFIAMVRRRRLAEH, from the coding sequence GTGGGGACCTCGGCGGTCCGGGCGGCGAAAGGCCCCCGCGCAGTACTCCTGCTCGCGCTCTGCGGCGCGGCGCTGCTCGCGCTGTGCGCCCTGTCGATGGCGTTCGGCGCCCGCGACGTACCCCTGGGCCAGGTCTGGCACACGCTGCTCGGCCAACCGCCCGACGCCCGCATCGACGACGTGATCTGGTCCGTGCGCCTGCCGCGCACCGCGCTCGGGCTGGCCACCGGCGCCGCCCTCGGCCTGTCGGGCGCGCTGATGCAGGCGCTGACCCGCAACCCGCTCGCGGACCCGGGGATCCTCGGCGTCAGCGCGGGCGCCGCGTTCGCCGTGGTGCTCGCGGTGGGGGTCCTCGGCATCGGTACCGTCCACGGCTACGTCTGGTTCGCCTTCGCGGGGGCGTTCGCCGCCAGCGTCCTGGTCTACCTCCTCGGCGGACTCGGCCGGTCGGGCACCACTCCGGTCAAACTCGCCCTGGCCGGCGTCGCCGTCACCTCGCTGCTGTTCTCACTGACCAGCGCCGTCGCCCTCACCGACCCGGACGCCCTGAACCGCTACCGCTTCTGGTCGGCCGGATCGCTGGCCAACCAGGACGACGAGGTCCTGCTGCGGGTGCTGCCGTTCCTCGTCGTCGGCGCCGTCCTCGCGCTCGCCTGCGCACCCGGCCTGAACAGCCTCGCGCTCGGCGACGACGTGGCGAAGTCGCTCGGACTCAGGCTCGGACTCGTGCGCGTCCAGGGGGTGGTGGCCGTCACGCTGCTCACCGGCGGGGCGGTCGCCGTCATCGGGCCGGTCGTCTTCGTCGGCCTGGTCGTGCCGCACATCGTGCGGGTCCTCCTGCAAGCGGCCGGTGTCGGCCCCGACCACCGCTGGCTGCTGCCCCTGTCGGCCGTGCTCGCCCCCTGCCTGCTGCTGGCCGCCGACATCGCCGGACGGCTCATCGCCCGGCCGACCGAGATCCAGGCGGGGATCCTGGTCGCCTTCATCGGCGGCCCGTTCTTCATCGCGATGGTCCGCCGCCGCCGACTCGCGGAGCACTGA